The Paenibacillus amylolyticus genome contains the following window.
ATCCATCGCGCGGGCCTATTATCTGACCCTTCACGATGGATATGCAGCTGATCTATGTGATTCGAGAAAACGTTAGGAAAATCATACTAACAAAGTGGTATTTCATTTAACATTCAAAGTTCAGTCTTGTCTTCGACAATTCGATAATGGATTTTGCGAACGATAATTTTCAGAATCATGTACAGTGGAATAACGATAATCATACCCAGGATATTCCCCAGGTCAGCGCCCACCAGCAACAGGATAACGGTCGTGAGTGGATGAATATCAAGCTGCTTGCCATAAACGTAAGGTGAGATCAGGTTATCCTGAATTTGCTGTGCGATCACAATGATCACCAGTGACCAGATCGCCATCGAAGGTGATTCGATAAACGCGACAATGACCACCGGAATAGCTGCCAGCAAAGCACCCACATAAGGAATGAAGTTCAGAATAATCGATACGACCGTCAGCAGCAATGCATAAGGCAAACCCAAGATGAGAAAACCGATGTACATCAGAATGCCCAGAGCAACATTAACAATGACTCGGCCTACAATGTAACTGCTTAGCGCCTCATCGATCTCATGGACGGTTTCTTCCCCATCCTTCCGATAACGCCTTGGCAGCAATAAAGTCAAATTCGTTCCAAACTTGCTGCCTTCCTTGAGCATGTAATATAGCATGATTGGGAACGTCGCCAGAATAATAACCAGATTCGATACCACGGAGAATAACCCGGAAACATAATCCGTTACCTGCGTGATCCCTTGGCTGAGAACATCGGATACTCGTGAGAATAGATTGGAATCATCAGGCAGGTATCTGGATACAAAATTACTCTTTTCAAGTGCACTCAACTGATCACTGAGCGAAGTAACCAGCACTGGAGCATTCTCCACAAAATTCATCAATTGCTCTCTCAATGAAGGCCATACCAGTACACTGAATCCTGCAATCATTAATGCAGTCACCACATAAATAATCAGAACTGACAATGCGCGCTTGATCTTATGCCTTTCCATATAATCGACGAGCGGTCGCAGCAGATAATAGAAGAAACCAGCAATCAGCAGCGGAATGATGATGATGTGAATGAGTGAGGTCAGGGGGCTGAAAATAAAGTTTACCTTATCCCCAAGATACACAATGAGCAGCAACAGAATAATTGCTGTACATATGCGGTAGAACTTGTTGTTAATCAAGAAACGTGATCCCTCCATGCGCTGCTCTGCCAAAGTGACTGCGGCGTTCATATGTATATCTAGTCATTACCTATGCTACCAATTACCCTTAAATGATAGTCATGCCACAGGCGATGCTGAATATACACTGTTTTCTTCCCAAAACAGCATTGGAGCAAAAAAAGAAGCAGGCGTTAGCCTGCCACATCTCTTTTGTTGAATACAACCCAGGAAATCACCATGAAAATAACATAATACACTGCCAGGACTGTAATGGAGAAACCCAGGGTCATTCCTGCACTTGGACCACCCATAAGCGCAAAATCCGTCCCCGAGCTCATGTATTTGCTAAGATCCATGTTGTTAAATAGAACATACTTGGCCCACTCATAACGGTCTGGATTGAATATGAGGGAGAAAATACTTTGCGAGAACATAATGAACAGGGATAATCCAATCGCAAGTGCACCTGAACGGAATACGGAGGACACCATGAAGGCAATCGCAAGCGTAATAAACAGATCAACGTACAGATATCCCCATAACGTTAGTGCACGACCAATCCCCGAAGGACCATCATGCGAGAACAGCAGATAGGACATTCCTGTTGCCATGACAATGACAGCCAGAGTACTCAAAATGCTGAAGATGATCACGGTGAGGTATTTGGAAGCCAGAATTTTGCTTCGTGACCATGGACGAATAAGCAGCAGTTTGATTGTTCCCCAAGTAAATTCCCCAGCTACCGCTTCTGCTGCAATTACAACACAGAAGATCGTGTTCAGGAAAAATACAATCTGCACCGTTGTTACAGCCGCTTCCCAGAATGGAACACCAGTGGACCCCATTCCTTCTCGCAGCAACACTGGCATTACCAGTGAGATCAGCACCAGAATCGATAACATGATCCAAGTGCGGGGACGACGGAATATTTTCATATTTTCATTCAATATCAGATTACCGAAACTACCCAATGCCTCCACCCCCAGTGACTTGCAAGAATTGTTCTTCCAGGGTATGAGTCACGTTACGAATACCATATACCTGAACCCCTTCGCTAACCAGCTTGGCATTGATGTCAGGAATCTGCTCACGAGACACCCGTACCACCAGGACATTGCCCTGTAAGGTAGCACCCTGAATCAGATCCGCAGCGCGCCCTGCATCATTCACTTCAAAAGCAACTTCTATTAATGCATCCGCACCTGTTTCCGCTCGAAGGTTTCTTACATCGATTAACTTGCCGTTCTGGATAATAGCCACAGTATCACACATCAGTTCCATCTCCGACAGCAAATGGCTGGAGACGAAGACTGTAATGCCCTCCGTTTGGGTGAGCTCACGCAAATAATCTCTCAGTTCCCGTATGCCCTGCGGGTCCAACCCATTGGTTGGCTCATCCAGTACAAGCAGCTTCGGTTTATGTAATATCGCTTGCGCAACACCCAGACGCTGGCGCATGCCCAGTGAGTAGGTTTTGACCTTATCGTGTATACGGGCGGTAAGTCCCACGCGCTCAATCGTTTCCGCAATCCGTTCTTTGGTAACGCCAGGAGACATGCGAGCAAAGTGGACGAGATTTTGGTACCCCGTCAGAAACTTGTACATCTCCGGGTTTTCCACAATGGCTCCTACCTGCGCTACTGCCTGTTCGAACTCATTCTTTACACTGTGTCCCGAGATCAAAATGTCACCCTTACTGATGGACATCAGTCCAACCATCATTCGGATTGTCGTTGTTTTCCCCGCGCCATTAGGTCCTAAAAAACCAAAAACCTGCCCCGGAGAAATATCCAGAGTCAGGTCGCTGACCAATGATCGGGAGGATATGATTTTGCTGACGCCCTGAATCCGGACGACCGGCTCCTGCTGCATTCAATCCCCTCCTTCATGGACGAGCATATATCTCATGCCCGTTTCTCATATGAACATAGTGTATCATAATCTTTAGTATATTGTCCTGCAAACTGGGATTTTCCCTGACGTTTCGCTTCAACTACACACGCTTCACAGCATCCAAGCGGCATTTCACTCCGGTAGAATCCGGTGCGAAATACGTGATTGCCTCCATTGCCCTCTTCCTTCATTTCGACAGAGCTTCTAGCGACCGACACAATCATCCCACAACTGACACAGTAAAAGCGGCCCGTTTCGATCAATGATATTCCTTCCCCTCACAAGGAGCTTAGAAGTCCTTGTTATTTGTCGTTAGACGCTGAAAATTGATACATTTTGTATCTATCTCGTAATTTACTTGACACCACGCCTATTGTCAAGGCTTTAGAGCCATAAAAACATGTAAAACACAAAAAAAGCTCCATAAATGCGACAAAAGTCTCGCATTTACAGAGCTTCATGTAAGGTAAATGATACAATTCGGTGCAACGTATGGGTGAATATCATCATGACTGAGTCCCGGTCTCGTTTACAACGATGCCCACGATGTCTGATCATTCACTACTATTTTCCTTTGCGGCACCCTCATGCTTCGAGTCTGGATAATACCACAATAAGGTCCAGTCATCGCCATCCTGTACCAGATAACAGATCTGCACAATATCGAACTGCCCAAACGTGCCTGAGTACGTTTGAGTAACCCGAATTTTGTAGGCTTCAGAGAATGGCTTCACGCCATCGATCACGGTTACATCGAACTCACGCTCCGGCTTCTCCATCTCCAGTTCAAAGGTCTCCACGCCAAAATGCTGCATGAAAATGTGTGCTCGGTTCTGTACATATGCGCTCTTCGGGAACCGCTCTTTCATCAGGGGATGAAAGAGTTCCCATGAACTGCCGAAATCACCCGTCTGCTCATATTTGTAAAATTCTTCAGCAACCGCTGCAGCTTCATCCGGTGTATCTGCACGAAATACATACGGAATGGTTCTGCCGATCAACCATAGTAAGATTAGAATGATCGCAATGAAGCCAATCTTCTTGAGCAAAGCATTCCTGTTCCTTCTTCGCAGCATGTCCCCGCCCTCCTTGTCCTACTCCATACTTATGATGGTTGGGGGACAAGTAGAAGCAGGTTCTGAAGACAGCATTTCCTGGGAAATCACTTATCGTGGATGGAAGCACGCCTTTTCTTAATAATCTTGCGGATAATGGAATGAAGTCCTGCATATATGGCAATTCCACAGCAACCGCCAAGCAAATCCACACCAACATCACGTATCGTGCTTGTCCGGTTCGGGCTGAACTGCTGAATATACTCATCTATGGATGCGATGATAAGTACCACAGCCAGAGCAGCAACAATACAAGTCATGATGCGGATTCTCCTGAATCGCAGCCCGCCATACACCAGCATGGCGAGCACAGCGTATACAAATAAGTGCGCACTCTTGCGAAAGATGAATTCTGCAAAATCATACGGTCGCTGCTTCAGAGAATACTCATACTCCCCATATGTGAATTGAATATCAGGAAGTACGAAACCAATCTGCATTCTTTGGGACCATTTATGAAGCCAAGGCTGAATGTCCTGCTGCTGAGAAGATTGGGTAGACATTGACCAGATGACCAGAATCCAGATTACAATCAGCAACAGAGCTATAAGAAATCCGTACGTTCTTCGTACATGCTTTTGTCTCGTGCGCCCGGAGCCCTCCTCCATCATTTTGATCTTCACCACTTTCATATCTCTCTCGTTATTCTATTGCTCCTACATACATGCCTCTGCCATTCGTACCTACATATACCTGACCATAGATTTGACGATCTGCCGCCATAATTTGCGGTTCATTACCTAACCCGATTCCAGCCCCTAAAGGACCTATATTGTTCCAGGTTGCCCCCATATCATCTGAACGAAAGAATCCATGCACGTTATTGACGGTACCATATACATAGACAGCTGGAACAAAATTACCAGGCTTAGCTTTTCCAAAGGCAAATAATTTGGAATTCTGCACACCCTGGACCTTGGAAAATGTATTTCCCGAATTCGTCGATGCATATAATCCATCGGTCCCCAAACTTACCCATACAGCATTCGCTACGCCAGGAGCAGCCTCAACTTTAATGAAGCTCGTATTGATATCCGTATTATATGGAAGGCGAACCGCATTCGCTTTGGACCAGTTGGCCCCTGCATCAGTTGAGCGATATAGATAACCGGCAGCATACATATAAAATTTATATCCATTAATACGATCGGCAGCCAGGGGATGATTATAAGAGAAGACCATATTTCCCCCAATGGCCTGAAAAGGGGCACCATTCATATTTTGCCATGTTGCACCACGATTCGTGCTTCTGACCGGATTACCCGTCTGAGGGTAATAGACTATCACATTTGGATTAATGGCCGAGTAAGCCACCCTCCCCAGGATGGAGCCAGCTGGAACATTCATTGGAGTTACGGTAACTCCGTTATTGGAAGAGACAAATAAGCGTGTGGTCGTACCATACCAGTCACTGCTTCCGAGAAATATCATGTAATTCGGATTTGCCTCATGATAGTCAATACTCACAATTTCTCGCATACCTGAGAGCGGAATTTTATTAAGAGGAACTTCATTTACGTTGTCATGTCTAAATCCAACCTGATCCGTCAGACCACTAAAGAATGAAACACCCTGAGGTGGTGTGGATGCTGTGAGTGCAACAACTTCTTCATGACCATCAGTAATGGCTTCCCAAGTACTCGCCGTATTGCCAGTCAATCCATTGGTACCATTGATATTTTGCGTCTTGTACACGCCAAACCAGTCTGTAGCGTATACCGTGCCTGGGTTATGTGGATCGAACTTGATACTGGATGTTGCTGAGAAAAACATGTTGGGTGTCCACCATGACGGTTTGGATACAAGTGTTTTGCTCACTGTTGTCCAGCTCTGTCCGCCATTAACGGAACGATACAGTGGCAGATTATCTCCGCCTGTTCGAACGGCTGCAAGGATATGATTATCGTTATTGGGATCAATGGTGATCCCATAATAAGAAGAGTAACTCGAACTTGGTGTGATATTCGTCCACTGTACACCATTGAACTTGTAGACTCCCTGATTATCAGTGGTCACATATAACGTTCCGTTCTTCGCCACAGTCATGCGGGCAGGATATTGGGACTTCTCCCGGTAAGCTGCCAAGTGGTCTGGCCATTGCTTCTTGGCGCTTTACTATAGACGCCAATGCCACGAACCCCTGCATACACAACCTGACCTTGCTTCGTCACGGGATTCAATCCATAGGCCACACTCCGTATGCCTTCACCGGACAACCCGTTCGGTACGTCCCACACCTTACTCCACGTGGCTGCACCGTCACTGGAGGTGTACAATCCATCATACCGTGTACCGACATGCAGATAATTAGAGTTCGTTGGATTAACGGCGATGCTCTCTCCCATGGCTCGATGGATATTTCCATTCGATTCATTCCGAAGATTCAGTCCGGTTCGAATCCAGGTCTCTCCTCGATCTGTGGATTTTAGAATATCGCTTGGTCCCACATTCCCGTACTTTCCTGCCGCGATATACACGACATTAGGATTTTGCTGATCCAGCGCAATGCCATCCACACCATACAGATTGCTGTCCTCATCTTCAAAATGATCAAGCAGTGGAACCCAATCTCCTGAGGCTACATCCAGTCGATAGGCTCCACCCACATCAGTTCGAGCGTAAACCAGGTTAGGCTCGGTCGGATGAATGACCACGCCCGTAACGTACCCCCACCACCAATAGGTATATTCCTCCAATGATAGTTTTGGGCTGATTGAACAATGTTTGTACTTGCGGGTATCATGAGCATATACATGAGTAGCACAATCAGGGATAATTTCAATAGCCTGGAGATACGCATCTGGTTCACCGCCCTATCTAATCATTTTAAATGGTCTTCAATCAACTGATGTATCCTGTCTCGTTCCGATTGTTCCACGATATAGTAATACACTCCGTCAATTTTCTTGCCCGTACCCTTGATCTCAACAGACTCAATATGATCCAGTACCGGGCGGTAATTGGAAAACATCTGCTTCATTTCATCAAAGGTAACATCGGTTTTCACATGTTCACTGACTTCGTCCAGCAATGTCTCCAGCTGCAATACGTTGGATACTTGAACTGTACTCTTCAGCACTTGTTTGATAATCTCCCGCTGACGGTCATTGCGCCCCAGATCTCCCTTCGGATCATCATAACGCATACGCGAAAATCCCAAAGCTGCTGCACCATCCAGATGAATATTTCCTTGCGCAAACTGATACCCCTCATAGTCAAATGCGAATGGATTATTCACATCCACTCCACCCACCATGTCAATGACCTGTGCAAAGCCCTCCATATTCACTTTCATGTAGTAGTGTATGGGAACATTAAGTAATTGTTCCACGGTCTGCACAGACATGTTGACCCCACCAAATGCATAAGCGTGGTTGATCTTATCCTCCGTACCATGCCCTACAATACTTGTTCTCGTATCCCGGGGATGTTAAACATGAGGACAGAATGTTTTGCAGGGTTAACACTCAATACAATCATGGTGTCGGAGCGCCCCCGATCATTGGAACGCTCATCCACACCCAGAATCAAAGCATTGAAAGGTTCCTCATTCTCCATATCTACAGGAAAATCTCCCCCGCCCCTCTGATCAACAATAGATACCTGCTTGATGGGTTCCCGGGGTTCATACATTTGATCTGCCGCTGATTTAACATGCAGATACAGATATACAGAATATCCAATCATGATAACTGCAACAAGGGAAATGGCACCTACTGTTATTTTGATCCCGCGTCTCATGGTATAGCCCTCCGTCAGATGACTGCCGTTTTTCTTCCATCGATATTGGTTAAACCCGGACGACCAACGGAGTAATATTGGAAGGACGTAGCTTGGATCTGATCTTCTCCGTAGATGTTTCTTCCATCAATCAGGATGGGTTGATTCATATGTGCTGCCAACTCAGTCAGATTGACCTCCATGAACTCTTTCCATTCGGTCAGAACACAGAGTGCATCTGCTCCTTCCGCTGCGCTCAAGGCACGCTCTTCCCACGTAATGGATGGGGAATCCACCTCTTTACGGAAGTTCTCCGTAGCAATGGGGTCATACGCGCGAATCACTGCCCCTGCTCAATCAAACGCTGAATGATCTCAATGGCTGGAGCATCACGAACATCATCGGTATCCGGCTTGAAGGCGAGCCCCCAGATCGCGATCTCCTTCCCTTCGAGTGAGCCCAATGCATCTTCCAGTTTGCGAATGACGTTGAAGCGTTGATCCTTGTTCACTTCCACTACAGACTTCAACAGTTTGAAGTCATAATCCACATTACCTGCAATTTGAATCAGAGCTTGTGTATCCTTGGGGAAACAGGACCCTCCGTAACCAATGCCTGCCTTGAGAAAGGAAGCACCGATTCGTCTGTCATATCCCATTCCCTCAGCAACGCGGCTGACATCTGCGCCTACTTTTTCACAGATGTTAGAGATTTCGTTGATAAATGAGATCTTGGTTGCCAGGAACGCGTTGGATGCATATTTAATCATTTCTGCCGAGCGGATATCCGTAACGATAATCTGATCGGTTAATGGCTGGTGCAGCTCCTTAAGCATGGCAACCGCTCGTTCGCTATGTGTGCCGATGACTATCCGGTCAGGATACAGTGTGTCCTGTACAGCAGTACCTTCCCGCAGGAACTCAGGTACCGATGCCATGTCGAATGGGTGATTCGTCAAACTGCTGATCCATTCCTGAATACGATCGTTGGTTCCGACAGGAACAGTGCTTTTAGTCATTATTATTTTATAATTATCCATATAAGAACCAATTTCTCGCGCAACAAGCTCAATATAGCTCAGATTCGCTTCACCGTTAGGCAGGGACGGCGTTCCGACCGCGATGATAATAATATCCGAACGACTGATGGCATCCTGAATGTTGGTCGTGAAGGTCAGCCTCCCTGCTTTCATATTGGCATTCATAATGTCCTTCAGACCCGGTTCATAGATCGGCACGTGACCATCCGTCAGCATATTCACTTTTTCCACATTATTGTCGACACAAATCACGTTATTTCCCAGTTCCGAAAAACATACGCCTGATACCAAACCCACATACCCTGTGCCAATCACCGTAATATTCATTCCCTAATCTCCCCCATGTCCTAATGTGTTGGTTACGCGTGCTTCACATATGTCTGAACAATGTCCTGCCATTCGGTAGACACTCTAACGATGTCTTCCTCGATTAACTGGCTGCCGATCTGTACTTCGATGATGTCCAGTTCCGTAACAGCTCTGACGGAATGAAGCATACTCCGGTCAATGACCACCGTATCTCCCTGCCCGATCATTCGGCTCTGCCCATCCAGAATTAATTCCCCTGTTCCCGATACAACCGTCCATACCTCATTGCGGAGCAAATGGTATTGATAACTCAGGTTTTTCCCGGCACTGATGCAGATTCGTTTGGTGAGAACCTCACCGCCAGCTTCATTTCTTGTGTAATCCAGAACCCGGTAGCACCCCCACCTACGCTCCTCATACATGGGACGTTGATCCTCATTCTTCAAGATTTCCTTGATGCGTGGACTGGCCTCTTTGTCACTGACCAGAATGCCATCCGGACTTACGGCCACCACCACATCCGACAAGCCCAAGATCGCGACCGGAATGTTCAATTCATTGACAAGGTGAGTATTCAAGGAATCACCGGTGATCCATCCTTTTCCCACAACCGAGGTTCCCATCTCTTCCGTGAGTGTATTCCATGTGCCCAGGTCTTTCCAGAACCCGTCATAAGGAATGGCAATAATCTGATTCGCCTTCTCGACAACCTGGTAATCAAAGCTGATCTTGTTCAATCTTCCGTATTGCTTCAGCATCTCGTCATACTGGATCGGCAGTTCCATCTCAATCAGCAGATTGATCAAATAACCCAGCTTAAAAGCAAAAACCCCGCAATTCCATAATGCGGCCTGCTCTATCATAAGCACCGCATCGGATTCGCAGGGTTTCTCCTGGAACTTCGCTACATTTACGTATTCTTTGTTATTTTCACTGGAAGATCGGGATTGTGGAATGATGTATCCGTACTTCTCAGACGGATACGTTGGCACAACTCCCATTAAGGCCAGATCGGCACCTGACTTATCGAGCATCTCCGGCAAGGTTGCGAGCACTTCGAAGAATTCTTTTTCAACAAAGGGATCTACCGGCAACACTGCAATCGTCTCATTCAAACTCACACTCTCTACGGAATACAGATAGGAGGCTGCCAGTGCAATGGCAGGAAACGTGTCTCTGCGCTCAGGCTCCACGACCAGTCTCACATTGTCTCCCAGCTGAGAAGTCAGAATCTCGACCTGTGGCAAACTGGTTGCGATCAGCGCCTCTGATGCAAGTCCGGCATGATTCAGCTGTCGCCATACCCGCTGTACCATGGATTCGGGTCTTCCTTCTGGTCCATGAAGCACTTTAAGAAATTGCTTGGATCTGGAATCATTGGATAACGGCCAGAGACGCTTGCCAGAACCGCCGGATAACAGAATGCTTCTCATAGGGCTGCACCATCCGACAAAACAACCTTGCTTGCTGCCTTGCCGTTCTCCGTTTGCTTGTTATATGTGCTGGTCTGATTGGATTCGAGTCTGCCTGCTGGATTGCTCTTGGTCCAGGCTGGATAATAATTCGAGTTCTTGCCATAGGAATTATCCAGCAGGATGTTCGGTTGATCCAGGAGACAGGCCAGAATATGTCCATGCAGACGGGAGGTCGTGATGGTTTGGTATTTATTGAATTCCTTAATGGCCGTATGTACCATCCGATCAGAGTATTTGTACCACAACCAGCGGGCAAAAGAACTGCCTTTCCCTGACTTCAACCGGGATGTAATCATGCGAATGATTTTCCGGTCTACCCGGTTGTACAATGTCTCCCAGTCCTTAAACGTAGCCTTGGGTCCACTGACGGATTCGTAATGCACCTGATTCTGAGTTTTCTCAATATCTTTACGGAAGAAATATAACATCTCTGCAGTAGGCTTGCTTTTGGACTTCAGTGGCCACAATTGATGTGCCATATCCGGGGATAGATACACATTGGTTTGCTGAAATTCTTTACTGGCTATCTCATAAGATAAGGTATCCCGGACAAAAAAGTGTACATCCTTATGCCGGCTAAACACCTGGGCTGTCTTTTTCAATTCAATATCACTTTTATAAAACATCGTCTGAGGCAGAATCACAATCCGGTGATTCGGATGCTGGGCAATCATACGTTCTCTCAGTTTCTGATGGGCAGGGTACAGATCACCAAAGTTACCTCCCCCATGCAGCACAATCGTGATACCTTCCGGAACCTTGAGAGACAGAGGGCAATCCAGAATGCTGTACCTGGCACGTACTTGAATATCATTGTCCCGGAAGAAAGCCTCGGTACCTTTCATAATCAACAAGTCGCCACCATTGCTATGCACCGGGTAATCCAGATAATAGATCTCGGTACGCGGTGGAATGACCTTCAAAATCTGACGTAAATGTCCCTTCAACTCTTCCATTGGATGAATATTGTTAGTGCCCAGCATCTCCATCTCCTCCTTGGGTGACTCTTCTTCTTTTTGTTTAACCGTTCATAGAGGAACGGCAGATCTTCCTTGTCATAGAACATGGCGGTGAACTTCACCTTGAATACAATCTTCATCGCAGCCACAGTGACTACCATGCGTACAATGGACCCGATCAATAAGGCAATCGCAATTCCATTAAGCCCCCACAGCGGGGTGAACACGAAGAACAAGGCCACCGTTACCGAGAGTGCAATGAGCTGTCTGATCATCACAAGCCCTGGCCGACCAAGTGCATTGAATGCGGATGCCAGAATCCATGAGCCGCCACCAATAATGCATTCCACAGCCAAAATATAAAATGCGACACTCGCTTCCAGGAATTCGGAGCCAAACAGCAGACCCATCAGGTAGTTCCCCACAAACATGGTTGGTATCACAATGATCATCATGACCATTAGCGAGATGCGGAAGGCCCTGCCGACCGTTCGAATAATCTGCTCTTGAGGCAATCCGGTCACTTTCGGGAAAACCACATTGCTAATCGCTGTTTGAACAGCATTGTAGATTCTTGATAACGCAAATACAACGGAATACAGTCCAAAATCACGAGGGGTGAGCAAAGCCAAAATAATGATTTTATCGAACTGGGTATACAGCGTTCCTAACAATTCAACGCCATACACCTTGCTGCCATAACCAAAAAGCTTCTTGGCTGAACTCCGGTCCACCCGATCCTTGAACCATCTCAGTCTCAATTCATTACGGTTGGCATAGATGGCCCATGCCACCACGGAGAAGCTGGTTACAAAATAGATCGCAGCCGCGAGCTGAATGCTCAGCATGCCCAGGCCCCATAACACAAAAAGCCCGCCTACATTAAACAGGGGGATCATTAATCGAATGCCATTATAGACAGCGAATTTCTCCCGACTCTGCG
Protein-coding sequences here:
- a CDS encoding AI-2E family transporter produces the protein MINNKFYRICTAIILLLLIVYLGDKVNFIFSPLTSLIHIIIIPLLIAGFFYYLLRPLVDYMERHKIKRALSVLIIYVVTALMIAGFSVLVWPSLREQLMNFVENAPVLVTSLSDQLSALEKSNFVSRYLPDDSNLFSRVSDVLSQGITQVTDYVSGLFSVVSNLVIILATFPIMLYYMLKEGSKFGTNLTLLLPRRYRKDGEETVHEIDEALSSYIVGRVIVNVALGILMYIGFLILGLPYALLLTVVSIILNFIPYVGALLAAIPVVIVAFIESPSMAIWSLVIIVIAQQIQDNLISPYVYGKQLDIHPLTTVILLLVGADLGNILGMIIVIPLYMILKIIVRKIHYRIVEDKTEL
- a CDS encoding ABC transporter permease — protein: MGSFGNLILNENMKIFRRPRTWIMLSILVLISLVMPVLLREGMGSTGVPFWEAAVTTVQIVFFLNTIFCVVIAAEAVAGEFTWGTIKLLLIRPWSRSKILASKYLTVIIFSILSTLAVIVMATGMSYLLFSHDGPSGIGRALTLWGYLYVDLFITLAIAFMVSSVFRSGALAIGLSLFIMFSQSIFSLIFNPDRYEWAKYVLFNNMDLSKYMSSGTDFALMGGPSAGMTLGFSITVLAVYYVIFMVISWVVFNKRDVAG
- a CDS encoding ABC transporter ATP-binding protein, with protein sequence MQQEPVVRIQGVSKIISSRSLVSDLTLDISPGQVFGFLGPNGAGKTTTIRMMVGLMSISKGDILISGHSVKNEFEQAVAQVGAIVENPEMYKFLTGYQNLVHFARMSPGVTKERIAETIERVGLTARIHDKVKTYSLGMRQRLGVAQAILHKPKLLVLDEPTNGLDPQGIRELRDYLRELTQTEGITVFVSSHLLSEMELMCDTVAIIQNGKLIDVRNLRAETGADALIEVAFEVNDAGRAADLIQGATLQGNVLVVRVSREQIPDINAKLVSEGVQVYGIRNVTHTLEEQFLQVTGGGGIG
- a CDS encoding VanZ family protein; translated protein: MKVVKIKMMEEGSGRTRQKHVRRTYGFLIALLLIVIWILVIWSMSTQSSQQQDIQPWLHKWSQRMQIGFVLPDIQFTYGEYEYSLKQRPYDFAEFIFRKSAHLFVYAVLAMLVYGGLRFRRIRIMTCIVAALAVVLIIASIDEYIQQFSPNRTSTIRDVGVDLLGGCCGIAIYAGLHSIIRKIIKKRRASIHDK
- a CDS encoding LCP family protein, which translates into the protein MVGHGTEDKINHAYAFGGVNMSVQTVEQLLNVPIHYYMKVNMEGFAQVIDMVGGVDVNNPFAFDYEGYQFAQGNIHLDGAAALGFSRMRYDDPKGDLGRNDRQREIIKQVLKSTVQVSNVLQLETLLDEVSEHVKTDVTFDEMKQMFSNYRPVLDHIESVEIKGTGKKIDGVYYYIVEQSERDRIHQLIEDHLK
- a CDS encoding sugar phosphate nucleotidyltransferase, with protein sequence MRSILLSGGSGKRLWPLSNDSRSKQFLKVLHGPEGRPESMVQRVWRQLNHAGLASEALIATSLPQVEILTSQLGDNVRLVVEPERRDTFPAIALAASYLYSVESVSLNETIAVLPVDPFVEKEFFEVLATLPEMLDKSGADLALMGVVPTYPSEKYGYIIPQSRSSSENNKEYVNVAKFQEKPCESDAVLMIEQAALWNCGVFAFKLGYLINLLIEMELPIQYDEMLKQYGRLNKISFDYQVVEKANQIIAIPYDGFWKDLGTWNTLTEEMGTSVVGKGWITGDSLNTHLVNELNIPVAILGLSDVVVAVSPDGILVSDKEASPRIKEILKNEDQRPMYEERRWGCYRVLDYTRNEAGGEVLTKRICISAGKNLSYQYHLLRNEVWTVVSGTGELILDGQSRMIGQGDTVVIDRSMLHSVRAVTELDIIEVQIGSQLIEEDIVRVSTEWQDIVQTYVKHA
- a CDS encoding polysaccharide pyruvyl transferase family protein: MLGTNNIHPMEELKGHLRQILKVIPPRTEIYYLDYPVHSNGGDLLIMKGTEAFFRDNDIQVRARYSILDCPLSLKVPEGITIVLHGGGNFGDLYPAHQKLRERMIAQHPNHRIVILPQTMFYKSDIELKKTAQVFSRHKDVHFFVRDTLSYEIASKEFQQTNVYLSPDMAHQLWPLKSKSKPTAEMLYFFRKDIEKTQNQVHYESVSGPKATFKDWETLYNRVDRKIIRMITSRLKSGKGSSFARWLWYKYSDRMVHTAIKEFNKYQTITTSRLHGHILACLLDQPNILLDNSYGKNSNYYPAWTKSNPAGRLESNQTSTYNKQTENGKAASKVVLSDGAAL
- a CDS encoding oligosaccharide flippase family protein, translated to MAQVALRKVFRGNGLMSAIFQTSGTNLLVMTLTMLSSILTSRMFGVEGKGAFSAILFWPALLTGLVGFGLPTSIIYNIKQSATEKSAQYVRLSFLFQVPVCIIIGVVAWFGLPFWLSSFPPEVVQISRWYTIATVPVLIVINLISALSQSREKFAVYNGIRLMIPLFNVGGLFVLWGLGMLSIQLAAAIYFVTSFSVVAWAIYANRNELRLRWFKDRVDRSSAKKLFGYGSKVYGVELLGTLYTQFDKIIILALLTPRDFGLYSVVFALSRIYNAVQTAISNVVFPKVTGLPQEQIIRTVGRAFRISLMVMMIIVIPTMFVGNYLMGLLFGSEFLEASVAFYILAVECIIGGGSWILASAFNALGRPGLVMIRQLIALSVTVALFFVFTPLWGLNGIAIALLIGSIVRMVVTVAAMKIVFKVKFTAMFYDKEDLPFLYERLNKKKKSHPRRRWRCWALTIFIQWKS